The Methylobacterium sp. PvR107 genome contains a region encoding:
- a CDS encoding N-acyl homoserine lactonase family protein, producing MDAEIYKIYKIYAIKYAHHHRMARENFIGGDIHDGPMPIDYFVWVVVGGGSTVVVDTGFDRAMATKRGRDIVRPVGEGLARIGVDPMQVEDVVLTHLHYDHAGNHDLFPKARFHVQEREMAFCTGRCMCHPEVRHPFAAEDVKAMVDRLFEDRVRFRETTDTLVPGITLHRVGGHSDGLQIVRVRTARGWVVLASDAAHFYANIGRRLAYPIVYNVGDMFEGYRTVRRLADSEDHIVPGHDPQVLAIYPPAADDVAGWIARVDLPPTASPTY from the coding sequence ATGGACGCAGAGATCTACAAGATCTACAAGATCTACGCGATCAAGTACGCGCATCATCACCGTATGGCCCGCGAGAATTTCATCGGCGGGGACATCCACGACGGTCCGATGCCGATCGATTACTTCGTCTGGGTCGTCGTCGGCGGCGGCAGTACCGTCGTCGTCGATACCGGCTTCGACCGCGCGATGGCAACGAAGCGGGGTCGCGACATCGTGCGGCCGGTCGGGGAGGGCTTGGCGCGGATCGGAGTCGATCCGATGCAGGTCGAGGACGTCGTCCTGACCCACCTGCACTACGACCATGCCGGCAACCACGACCTGTTTCCGAAGGCCCGCTTCCATGTACAGGAGCGCGAGATGGCCTTCTGCACCGGCCGCTGCATGTGTCACCCGGAGGTCCGCCACCCGTTCGCCGCCGAGGACGTGAAGGCGATGGTGGACCGCCTGTTCGAGGACCGCGTCCGCTTCCGCGAGACGACCGACACGCTCGTTCCGGGGATCACCCTTCACCGGGTCGGCGGGCATTCGGACGGCCTGCAGATCGTCCGGGTCCGGACCGCGCGGGGCTGGGTCGTGCTGGCCTCCGACGCCGCGCACTTCTACGCCAATATCGGACGCCGGCTCGCCTATCCGATCGTCTACAACGTCGGCGACATGTTCGAGGGCTACCGGACGGTCCGGCGTCTGGCCGACTCCGAGGATCACATCGTCCCGGGCCACGATCCGCAAGTTCTCGCGATCTACCCGCCGGCGGCCGACGACGTCGCCGGCTGGATCGCGCGCGTCGACCTGCCCCCGACCGCTTCACCGACCTACTGA
- a CDS encoding enoyl-CoA hydratase-related protein: MTGSRSDQACTFGRRSAKRCRNDAAIRVVVLTGAGSAFCSGGDIVETGERLALPPARRKDELHGRIQRIPLTLENRDKPVIGALNGVATGAGLDLGLTCDLRYAAKSARSAETYMRVGLVPGAGGALFLPRLVGTAKALELFFTGDFVDADEALRIGLVNGAHADADLMPAVAALARKIAKAPPLTLSLIKRAVYQGSVTT, translated from the coding sequence GTGACGGGCTCTCGGTCCGATCAGGCCTGCACGTTCGGGCGACGCAGCGCGAAACGCTGCCGCAACGACGCGGCGATCCGCGTCGTGGTCCTGACCGGGGCGGGCTCGGCCTTCTGCAGCGGCGGCGACATCGTCGAGACGGGCGAGCGCCTCGCCCTGCCGCCGGCGCGGCGCAAGGACGAGCTCCACGGGCGGATCCAGCGCATCCCGCTGACGCTGGAAAATCGCGACAAGCCGGTGATCGGCGCCCTGAACGGGGTCGCCACCGGCGCAGGCCTCGACCTCGGCCTGACGTGCGACCTGCGCTACGCCGCCAAGAGCGCCCGATCTGCCGAGACCTACATGCGGGTCGGCCTGGTCCCGGGCGCGGGCGGCGCCCTGTTCCTGCCCCGCCTCGTTGGGACCGCGAAGGCGCTGGAGCTGTTCTTCACCGGCGATTTCGTCGACGCCGACGAGGCCCTGCGGATCGGCCTCGTCAACGGCGCCCACGCCGATGCGGACCTGATGCCGGCCGTCGCGGCTCTGGCGCGGAAGATCGCCAAGGCTCCGCCGCTGACGCTGAGCCTGATCAAGCGCGCGGTCTACCAGGGAAGCGTAACGACGTGA
- a CDS encoding TRAP transporter substrate-binding protein, giving the protein MTARILGALACALAFIAPAAAQTPIVIKFSHVTTTDTPKGQGAERFKQLAEERTKGAVKVEIYPNSTLYKDKEEVEMLQLGAVQMLAPSTSKFGPLGVKEFEAFDLPYIFPNEQVLRRVQDGPIGQGLFKKLESKGIKGLGYWDNGFKILTANKPMHGPEDLKGLKFRIQSSKVLEAQFKQLGALPQVLAFSELYQALQTGVVDGQENPPSNVTTQKINEVQKHAALTYHGYVGYAVIVNKGFWDGLPADLRTTLEGAMKDATAYEHEIADKQNEKALADIRATGKTEVYTPTEAENAAWRKALAPVQREMASRVGKDLVAALNKEAEAAPNN; this is encoded by the coding sequence ATGACGGCTCGGATTCTCGGTGCGCTCGCCTGTGCGCTCGCCTTCATCGCGCCGGCCGCGGCGCAGACGCCGATCGTCATCAAGTTCAGCCACGTCACCACCACCGACACGCCCAAGGGCCAGGGCGCCGAGCGGTTCAAGCAGCTCGCCGAGGAGCGCACCAAGGGCGCGGTCAAGGTCGAGATCTACCCGAACAGCACGCTCTACAAGGACAAGGAGGAGGTGGAGATGCTCCAGCTCGGCGCCGTGCAGATGCTGGCGCCGTCCACGAGCAAGTTCGGCCCCCTCGGCGTGAAGGAGTTCGAGGCCTTCGACCTGCCCTACATCTTCCCCAACGAGCAGGTGCTGCGGCGCGTCCAGGACGGGCCGATCGGCCAGGGCCTGTTCAAGAAGCTCGAATCCAAGGGGATCAAGGGCCTCGGCTACTGGGACAACGGCTTCAAGATCCTCACCGCCAACAAGCCGATGCACGGACCCGAGGATCTGAAGGGCCTGAAGTTCCGGATTCAGTCCTCGAAGGTGCTGGAGGCGCAGTTCAAGCAGCTCGGGGCGCTGCCGCAGGTCCTGGCCTTCTCCGAACTCTATCAGGCGCTGCAGACCGGCGTCGTCGACGGCCAGGAGAACCCGCCGTCGAACGTGACGACCCAGAAGATCAACGAGGTGCAGAAGCACGCCGCGCTGACCTACCACGGCTACGTCGGCTACGCAGTCATCGTGAACAAGGGCTTCTGGGACGGCCTGCCGGCCGACCTCCGCACGACGCTCGAAGGGGCGATGAAGGACGCGACCGCCTACGAGCACGAGATCGCCGACAAGCAGAACGAGAAGGCGCTCGCCGACATCCGCGCCACCGGGAAGACCGAGGTCTACACGCCGACCGAGGCCGAGAACGCCGCGTGGCGCAAGGCCCTGGCGCCAGTCCAGCGCGAGATGGCCTCCCGCGTCGGCAAGGACCTGGTCGCGGCGCTCAACAAGGAAGCCGAGGCGGCGCCGAACAACTGA
- a CDS encoding TRAP transporter small permease translates to MLLKLLDRLEEVLIGTLMAAATVITFATVVHRFLSGIPALQDYTDRIDFGWSQELCIYMFIWVAKFGAAYGVRTGIHVGVDVLVNRLPSGARQVMVLVSLAAGALFTGIVGTLGTNFVWRIGHTDQTTPDMEIPVWIVYLAIPLGSYLMCFRFLQVAWGFWRTGHLPARDHAHVDGVQTVEGVDPIQLGREGGPA, encoded by the coding sequence ATGTTGCTGAAACTTCTCGATCGGCTCGAAGAGGTGCTGATCGGAACGCTGATGGCGGCCGCGACCGTCATCACCTTCGCCACGGTGGTGCACCGGTTCCTCTCCGGCATCCCGGCGCTGCAGGACTACACCGACCGGATCGACTTCGGCTGGTCCCAGGAACTGTGCATCTACATGTTCATCTGGGTCGCGAAGTTCGGCGCGGCCTACGGCGTGCGCACCGGCATCCATGTCGGCGTCGACGTGCTGGTCAACCGCCTGCCCTCGGGCGCGCGCCAGGTCATGGTCCTGGTCAGCCTCGCGGCGGGCGCCCTGTTCACCGGGATCGTCGGCACGCTCGGCACGAACTTCGTCTGGCGCATCGGACACACCGATCAGACGACGCCCGACATGGAGATCCCGGTCTGGATCGTCTACCTGGCGATCCCGCTCGGCTCCTACCTGATGTGCTTCCGCTTCCTGCAGGTCGCGTGGGGCTTCTGGCGGACCGGGCACCTGCCCGCCCGCGACCACGCCCACGTCGACGGCGTCCAGACCGTCGAGGGCGTCGACCCGATCCAGCTCGGCCGCGAGGGAGGCCCCGCATGA
- a CDS encoding TRAP transporter large permease, translated as MSGLIIFGLLIALMLTGMPISIALGLTVLTFLFTLTQVPIESVALKLFTGIENFSIMAIPFFILAGNFLAHGGVARRMIAFTTSLVGHWPGGLGLAGVVACALFAAVSGSSVATVVAIGSIILPAMVAEGYPRRFGAGVITTSGALGILVPPSIILVLYGVSTNSSIGNLFLAGVMPGIVLSAMLASVTFVIAKRRGYPRMPKASWAERLRAFRESAWGLFLVVMVIGGIYAGIFTPTEAAATAAVYAFVIAVFVYRDLKLSDVPRVLLASANMSAMLLYIITNAVLFSFLMTSENIPQTMAAWLIAMNFSPLVFLLVVNIILLIAGNVMEPSSILLIMAPILFPIAVKLGIDPIHFGIIMAVNMEVGLCHPPVGLNLYVASGIAHMGISELTVAVLPWLLTMLAFLILVTYWPGLSLWLPRALGAI; from the coding sequence ATGAGCGGCCTGATCATCTTCGGGCTGCTCATCGCCCTCATGCTCACCGGCATGCCGATCTCGATCGCGCTCGGCCTGACGGTGCTGACCTTCCTGTTCACCCTGACGCAGGTGCCGATCGAGAGCGTCGCGCTCAAGCTGTTCACCGGGATCGAGAACTTCTCGATCATGGCGATCCCGTTCTTCATCCTCGCCGGCAACTTCCTGGCCCATGGCGGCGTGGCGCGGCGGATGATTGCCTTCACGACCTCGCTCGTCGGGCACTGGCCGGGCGGCCTCGGCCTCGCCGGCGTGGTCGCCTGCGCGCTGTTCGCCGCCGTGTCGGGCTCGAGCGTGGCGACCGTGGTGGCGATCGGCTCGATCATCTTGCCGGCCATGGTGGCGGAGGGCTACCCGCGGCGCTTCGGCGCCGGGGTGATCACCACATCGGGAGCGCTCGGCATCCTCGTGCCGCCCTCGATCATCCTCGTGCTCTACGGGGTGTCGACGAATTCCTCGATCGGCAACCTGTTCCTCGCCGGGGTGATGCCCGGCATCGTCCTGTCGGCCATGCTGGCGAGCGTCACCTTCGTCATCGCCAAGAGACGCGGCTATCCGCGCATGCCGAAGGCGTCCTGGGCCGAGCGCCTGCGCGCGTTCCGCGAGAGCGCCTGGGGCCTGTTCCTCGTGGTGATGGTGATCGGCGGCATCTACGCCGGTATCTTCACCCCGACCGAGGCGGCCGCGACCGCCGCCGTCTACGCCTTCGTCATCGCGGTGTTCGTCTACCGCGACCTGAAGCTGTCGGACGTGCCCCGCGTGCTCCTCGCTTCCGCCAACATGAGCGCGATGCTCCTCTACATCATCACCAACGCGGTGCTGTTCTCGTTCCTGATGACGTCGGAGAACATCCCGCAGACGATGGCGGCGTGGCTGATCGCCATGAATTTCAGCCCGCTGGTCTTCCTGCTCGTGGTCAACATCATCCTGCTGATCGCCGGCAACGTGATGGAGCCGTCCTCGATCCTGCTGATCATGGCGCCGATCCTGTTCCCGATCGCCGTCAAGCTCGGGATCGACCCGATCCATTTCGGGATCATCATGGCGGTCAACATGGAGGTCGGCCTGTGCCATCCGCCGGTCGGACTCAACCTCTACGTCGCCAGCGGGATCGCCCATATGGGCATCTCCGAGCTGACGGTCGCGGTGCTGCCCTGGCTCCTGACGATGCTGGCCTTCCTGATCCTCGTGACCTACTGGCCCGGCCTCTCCCTGTGGCTTCCGCGGGCGCTCGGGGCGATATGA
- the istB gene encoding IS21-like element helper ATPase IstB gives MLTHPTLDLLHELGLSGMASGFKTLDANPEARALGHAEWLGLLLDHEATARRQKRFEVRAPAARLRHPASIEDVDYRSHRGLDRALFLKLATGDWIRARRNLVITGPCGVGKSWLACALGHRACRDDLSVLYYRVPRLFAALSLARGDGRYGRLLRQIAKANLLILDDWGPEPLLPEQARDLLEIVEDRYDAGSTLITSQVPVDRWYEIIGIPTLADAVLDRLLHNAHRIELAGESLRKRKAAEPTA, from the coding sequence ATGCTCACCCATCCCACCCTCGATCTCCTGCACGAACTCGGCCTGAGTGGCATGGCCTCGGGCTTCAAGACGCTGGACGCCAATCCCGAAGCCCGCGCCCTCGGCCACGCCGAGTGGCTCGGATTGCTCCTCGACCACGAGGCCACGGCTCGGCGGCAGAAGCGCTTCGAGGTCCGCGCCCCCGCCGCGCGGCTGCGCCATCCCGCCAGCATCGAGGACGTCGATTACCGCAGCCATCGCGGCCTGGACCGTGCCCTGTTCCTCAAGCTCGCCACCGGCGACTGGATCCGGGCCCGGCGCAACCTCGTGATCACCGGCCCCTGCGGCGTGGGCAAGAGCTGGCTCGCCTGCGCGCTCGGGCACAGGGCCTGCCGAGACGACCTCTCGGTCCTGTACTATCGAGTTCCGCGCCTGTTTGCGGCTCTGAGCCTCGCGCGCGGCGATGGCCGCTACGGCCGGCTGCTGCGCCAGATCGCGAAGGCGAACCTGCTGATCCTCGACGATTGGGGCCCTGAGCCGCTCCTGCCCGAACAGGCGCGCGATCTCCTGGAGATTGTCGAGGACCGCTACGACGCCGGCTCGACCCTGATCACCAGCCAGGTCCCAGTGGATCGCTGGTACGAGATCATCGGCATCCCCACGCTCGCCGATGCCGTCCTCGACCGGCTGCTGCACAACGCGCACCGCATCGAACTCGCCGGCGAGAGCCTGCGCAAACGCAAGGCGGCCGAGCCAACCGCTTGA
- a CDS encoding SGNH/GDSL hydrolase family protein — MLAPHARSRTPNPRKEPMPHVVLLGDSVFDNAAYVGGGPDVVSQLRAILPANWQASLLAVDGNVIADVPRQLTGRPQDASHLVVSAGGNDALRAAAVLDRAARSVAEAVAVLADVRDRFRAAYGAMLDAVQATGRPAALCTIYDPRYPDPQRRRLTGAALALLNDVITREVFARGLPLIDLRVLCGEDADFANPIEPSVQGGRKIAKAVAALVQARPEPPGSLVLAR; from the coding sequence TTGCTCGCGCCGCACGCCCGATCCCGGACGCCCAACCCTCGAAAGGAACCCATGCCGCACGTAGTGCTTCTCGGCGATTCCGTCTTCGACAACGCCGCCTATGTGGGCGGAGGGCCGGACGTGGTCTCGCAGCTTCGAGCAATTCTCCCTGCCAATTGGCAGGCGAGCCTCCTCGCCGTCGACGGCAATGTCATCGCCGACGTACCTCGTCAGCTCACCGGTCGCCCTCAGGACGCGAGCCATCTCGTGGTCAGCGCCGGCGGCAACGATGCACTGCGGGCCGCCGCCGTGCTGGATCGGGCCGCTCGATCCGTGGCCGAGGCCGTGGCTGTCCTGGCCGATGTGCGGGACCGCTTTCGGGCCGCGTACGGCGCCATGCTGGACGCAGTGCAGGCGACGGGCCGGCCAGCGGCACTCTGCACGATTTACGATCCGCGCTATCCCGACCCGCAGCGGCGACGCCTGACCGGAGCGGCCCTCGCCCTGCTCAACGACGTCATCACGCGCGAAGTCTTCGCGCGCGGCCTCCCGCTGATCGACCTGCGCGTGCTCTGCGGCGAGGACGCGGATTTCGCCAACCCCATCGAGCCCTCGGTCCAGGGCGGGCGGAAGATCGCGAAGGCTGTCGCGGCGCTCGTGCAGGCGCGCCCCGAGCCTCCGGGCAGCTTGGTACTCGCGCGCTGA
- a CDS encoding cysteine hydrolase family protein, with amino-acid sequence MAGDDELRFGALGDSCAHLCVDMQRMFAEHTDWCTPWMPRVLPKVQAIVEAHPHQTVFTRFIPAQGPGRGEGTWKRYYERWASMTVERLGADRVGLVPELARFVPPAEMVDKHVYSPWVETDLHERLRGRGIDTLVVTGGETDVCVLGTVLGAVDRGYRIVIVTDGLCSSSDEAHDAMLTLYHGRYGQQVETVSTQTLLRHWA; translated from the coding sequence ATGGCAGGAGATGACGAGCTTCGCTTCGGAGCATTGGGTGACAGCTGCGCGCATCTGTGTGTCGACATGCAGCGGATGTTTGCCGAACATACGGACTGGTGCACGCCCTGGATGCCGCGAGTCCTGCCGAAAGTGCAGGCGATCGTCGAAGCTCATCCTCACCAGACCGTATTCACCCGCTTCATCCCGGCACAGGGGCCCGGCCGGGGTGAGGGCACTTGGAAGCGCTACTACGAGCGCTGGGCCTCCATGACGGTCGAGCGGCTCGGCGCAGACCGGGTCGGGTTGGTGCCGGAACTCGCCCGGTTCGTTCCCCCGGCCGAGATGGTCGACAAGCACGTCTACTCGCCCTGGGTGGAAACAGACCTCCACGAACGCCTGCGCGGGCGCGGCATTGACACGCTCGTGGTCACGGGTGGCGAGACGGATGTCTGCGTGCTCGGCACGGTGCTGGGGGCCGTCGACCGCGGCTACCGCATCGTCATCGTCACTGACGGGCTCTGCAGCTCCTCGGACGAGGCGCACGACGCGATGCTTACCCTCTACCACGGCCGCTACGGCCAGCAGGTCGAGACCGTCTCCACGCAGACTCTGCTCCGCCACTGGGCATAG
- a CDS encoding DUF1003 domain-containing protein — protein MAKPTFPPPQPGGLSPALARNIRTLQERRRHEERQASLQERVAEAITRFTGSMAFVYLHVVLFGFWILVNTGLLTLLPKWDESFVILGTSASVEAIFLSTFVLISQNRMAAAADKRADLDLHISLLAEHEVTKLVTLVSAITDHLGIETEADDEVEELQQDIAPDAVLDEIERNGGS, from the coding sequence ATGGCGAAACCGACCTTCCCGCCGCCACAGCCGGGCGGATTGTCGCCGGCGCTCGCGCGCAACATCCGGACGCTCCAGGAGCGCCGCAGGCATGAGGAGCGGCAAGCGTCGCTGCAGGAGCGTGTCGCCGAGGCGATCACGCGCTTCACCGGCAGCATGGCCTTCGTCTACCTGCACGTGGTGCTGTTCGGCTTCTGGATCCTCGTAAACACGGGCCTGCTGACGCTGCTGCCGAAGTGGGACGAGTCGTTTGTGATCCTCGGCACCTCGGCTTCCGTTGAAGCGATCTTCCTCTCGACCTTCGTGCTGATCAGTCAGAACCGCATGGCAGCCGCCGCTGACAAGCGCGCCGACCTCGACCTGCATATCAGCCTCCTGGCTGAGCACGAGGTGACCAAGCTGGTGACCCTGGTCTCCGCGATCACGGATCATCTCGGCATCGAGACGGAGGCGGACGACGAGGTTGAGGAGCTTCAGCAGGACATCGCCCCGGACGCAGTGCTCGACGAGATCGAGCGGAATGGCGGCTCGTGA
- the istA gene encoding IS21 family transposase, giving the protein MFAVEVYAAVRQFVFIEGNSRREAARVFGLSRETIAKMCRFSLPPGYTRSKPVEKPKLGPLLPVITAILETDRSAPIKQRHTAKRIFERLRDEHGYAGGYTVVKDHVRICRSQGRETFVPLAHPPGHAQVDFGEAVATIGGVRRKIHFFCMDLPHSDACFVKAYPRETTEAFLDGHVAAFAFFTGVPLSILYDNTKIAVAKICGDGQRERTRAFTELVSHYLFRDRFGRPGRGNDKGKVEGLVKFARSNFMTPAPEAASFEALNADLERRCRVRQDECAGRSAELIGTRLVADRAVLRALPAVPLEPCEKRAGRVSSTALVRYHGNDYSVPTAYGFRDVLVKGFVDEVVILCGGIEIARHERSYGTGVFVSEPLHYLALIETKPNALDQAAALQDWDLPEAFQHLRHLLEARMGNRGKREFIQVLRLMEAMPKDVVAAAVAEAIRLGAIGFDAVKLIALARLEHRPPRLDLAAYPHLPRTTVRTTVAADYAVLVPEVAA; this is encoded by the coding sequence ATGTTTGCCGTGGAAGTCTACGCGGCCGTTCGGCAGTTCGTGTTTATCGAGGGCAACTCTCGGCGTGAGGCGGCTCGAGTGTTCGGGCTGAGCCGAGAGACGATCGCCAAGATGTGCCGGTTCTCCCTGCCGCCGGGCTATACGCGCTCGAAGCCGGTCGAGAAGCCGAAGCTTGGGCCTCTTCTGCCGGTGATCACGGCCATCCTGGAAACGGACCGAAGCGCGCCGATCAAGCAGCGGCACACGGCCAAGCGGATCTTCGAGCGTTTACGCGACGAGCACGGCTATGCCGGCGGCTACACGGTGGTGAAGGACCACGTGCGGATCTGCCGATCGCAGGGGCGGGAGACCTTCGTGCCGCTGGCCCACCCGCCTGGCCATGCCCAGGTTGACTTCGGCGAGGCGGTGGCCACGATCGGCGGCGTGCGTCGCAAGATCCATTTCTTCTGCATGGACCTGCCGCACTCCGACGCCTGCTTCGTGAAGGCATATCCGCGGGAGACCACCGAGGCGTTCCTCGACGGGCACGTCGCCGCCTTCGCCTTCTTCACGGGCGTGCCGCTGTCGATCCTGTACGACAACACGAAGATCGCGGTCGCCAAGATCTGCGGTGACGGGCAGCGCGAGCGCACGCGCGCCTTCACCGAGTTGGTGAGCCACTACCTGTTCCGCGACCGCTTCGGCCGTCCGGGCAGGGGCAACGACAAGGGCAAAGTCGAAGGGCTGGTCAAGTTCGCCCGGTCCAACTTCATGACCCCGGCTCCGGAGGCAGCTTCGTTCGAGGCGCTGAACGCTGATCTGGAGCGACGCTGCCGAGTCCGGCAGGATGAGTGTGCCGGTCGGTCTGCCGAGCTCATCGGTACGCGGCTCGTGGCCGACCGTGCGGTCCTGCGCGCCCTGCCGGCGGTCCCGCTGGAGCCGTGCGAGAAGCGGGCTGGTCGTGTCTCCTCGACCGCGCTGGTGCGCTATCACGGCAACGACTACTCGGTGCCCACCGCCTACGGCTTCCGGGACGTGCTGGTGAAGGGCTTCGTCGACGAGGTCGTGATCCTGTGCGGCGGGATCGAGATCGCCCGGCACGAACGCAGCTACGGCACCGGCGTGTTCGTCTCCGAGCCGCTGCACTACCTCGCGCTGATCGAGACCAAGCCGAACGCCCTCGACCAAGCGGCGGCCCTCCAGGACTGGGATCTGCCCGAGGCGTTCCAGCACCTGCGCCATCTCCTGGAGGCGCGCATGGGCAACCGGGGCAAGCGCGAGTTCATCCAGGTGCTGCGCCTGATGGAGGCGATGCCCAAGGACGTGGTGGCCGCAGCCGTCGCGGAGGCGATCCGGCTCGGGGCGATCGGCTTCGATGCGGTCAAGCTGATTGCGCTGGCCCGACTCGAGCACCGACCGCCCCGGCTCGACCTGGCAGCCTATCCGCACCTGCCCAGAACCACGGTGCGGACCACCGTGGCTGCCGACTATGCCGTGCTGGTGCCGGAGGTGGCCGCATGA